A single genomic interval of Aureliella helgolandensis harbors:
- the ubiE gene encoding bifunctional demethylmenaquinone methyltransferase/2-methoxy-6-polyprenyl-1,4-benzoquinol methylase UbiE, whose translation MNTASQARSTEPRAVDKRGDRVQEMFAQIAPRYDLMNHLLSLGIDISWRKQVLRRLRLNQDLPILDCCTGTGDLALMLAQKMEGRVKVYGTDFCAPMLKLASQKHQAKHAKLPLEFIEADSQQLPFDDSMFQAVTVAFGLRNVQDTDRGIQEMIRVCAPGGQVAVLEFSQPTLPGFKQVYQAYFRHVLPRIGQAFAKNNQDAYDYLPNSVLEFPSGQALADRMEHAGLKNVTIRPLTCGVASLYIGDR comes from the coding sequence ATGAATACCGCCTCTCAAGCACGCTCCACCGAACCGCGGGCCGTCGATAAACGCGGGGATCGCGTCCAAGAAATGTTCGCTCAGATCGCGCCACGCTACGACCTGATGAACCACCTCCTGTCATTGGGAATCGACATCAGCTGGCGAAAGCAGGTCCTTCGCCGACTGCGGCTGAACCAAGACCTTCCCATCCTAGATTGCTGCACCGGCACCGGCGACCTGGCGCTCATGCTGGCACAAAAAATGGAAGGTCGAGTCAAAGTCTACGGCACCGACTTCTGCGCCCCCATGCTAAAATTGGCCTCTCAAAAGCATCAGGCAAAGCACGCTAAGCTACCGCTCGAATTCATCGAAGCCGATTCTCAACAACTCCCCTTTGATGACAGTATGTTTCAAGCGGTAACCGTGGCATTCGGCCTTAGGAATGTCCAAGATACCGACCGCGGTATACAAGAAATGATTCGCGTGTGCGCCCCAGGCGGCCAAGTCGCCGTACTGGAATTCTCCCAACCAACTCTGCCCGGTTTTAAACAGGTATACCAAGCCTACTTCCGGCACGTCCTGCCACGGATTGGGCAAGCGTTCGCGAAAAACAATCAAGACGCCTACGATTACTTGCCCAATAGCGTGCTCGAATTTCCGAGCGGCCAAGCACTAGCCGACCGCATGGAACACGCCGGACTGAAAAACGTCACCATTCGACCACTGACCTGCGGAGTCGCCTCGCTGTACATCGGCGATCGCTAG
- a CDS encoding UbiX family flavin prenyltransferase: protein MTEPTSSPQHPVVLAITGASGAVYSARLLHALLNTGTIVHCTISQSGAAVVRQELGITLNLDGSNVAELLTAAERFLQIPSNDPWNNATALQAIRDRQLLCHHYQDYFTPIASGSFLTSGMVVCPCSGSTLSGIAHAASQNLIQRAAEVHLKENRKLIVVPRETPLSVLQLENMHRLAQAGVVVLPAAPGWYHGATRLQDLVDFVVARILDQLGIANQQIQRWAAEG, encoded by the coding sequence ATGACAGAACCAACCTCATCACCGCAGCATCCGGTAGTCCTGGCCATTACAGGAGCTAGCGGCGCCGTCTATTCCGCTCGGCTTCTGCATGCCCTGCTCAACACTGGCACAATCGTGCATTGTACGATCAGCCAATCTGGAGCGGCCGTGGTTCGTCAGGAATTGGGAATCACTCTCAACTTAGATGGATCCAATGTAGCCGAGCTGCTCACGGCCGCAGAGCGATTCCTGCAAATCCCGAGCAACGACCCATGGAACAATGCTACGGCGTTGCAAGCGATTCGCGATAGACAACTGCTGTGCCACCACTACCAAGACTATTTCACCCCCATCGCCAGCGGTTCGTTCTTGACTTCAGGCATGGTGGTCTGTCCCTGCTCGGGAAGCACTCTGAGCGGAATTGCGCACGCCGCGAGCCAGAATTTGATCCAACGCGCGGCAGAAGTCCACTTGAAAGAAAATCGCAAGCTGATTGTCGTCCCGCGTGAAACACCGCTCAGCGTGCTTCAGCTTGAAAACATGCACCGTTTGGCTCAAGCCGGAGTCGTCGTCTTGCCGGCCGCTCCTGGCTGGTACCATGGAGCAACCCGCTTGCAAGATTTAGTTGATTTCGTGGTGGCACGGATCTTGGACCAATTGGGAATCGCCAATCAACAAATTCAACGCTGGGCCGCCGAAGGATGA
- a CDS encoding LutC/YkgG family protein — protein MPSKTEILAKLNRQILDQVPLPEVLEGDWIKYDDPVAQFTKMIEASGGSCESLSDLSQLPSRLHGSEQWQAAQHIFSGIPEVAGNVELEKISDPRELEFLDFVIYRGQFAVAENGAIWLTDEQLKHRVVFFITQFLVLVVEKEKIVSTMHEAYALAKIPKPGFGLFLSGPSKTADIEQSLVIGAHGCRELQVYLV, from the coding sequence GTGCCATCCAAAACAGAAATCCTCGCAAAACTCAATCGTCAAATACTTGACCAAGTCCCTCTGCCCGAGGTGCTTGAGGGAGACTGGATAAAGTACGACGATCCGGTCGCGCAGTTTACCAAGATGATCGAAGCCTCGGGAGGAAGCTGCGAATCCCTGTCCGACCTCAGCCAACTCCCCTCGCGACTGCACGGCTCTGAACAGTGGCAAGCTGCCCAGCATATTTTCTCGGGCATCCCAGAAGTAGCGGGCAACGTGGAGCTGGAGAAAATTAGCGACCCGCGGGAACTCGAATTCCTCGACTTTGTTATCTATCGGGGCCAGTTTGCGGTTGCAGAGAACGGGGCGATTTGGCTGACGGACGAGCAGCTCAAGCACCGCGTCGTATTTTTCATCACGCAATTCCTCGTCCTGGTCGTTGAAAAAGAGAAGATTGTGTCAACGATGCACGAGGCGTACGCGCTCGCCAAGATTCCCAAGCCAGGATTTGGACTGTTTCTGTCCGGGCCAAGCAAGACTGCGGATATTGAACAATCTCTAGTGATTGGTGCTCACGGCTGCCGCGAATTGCAAGTTTATTTGGTTTGA
- a CDS encoding ISNCY family transposase: protein MVRKPYQKQQRFDCSPIAQVELNLESRDEIVPVLLGLQYLYTNAKLRTKVVQAVAADLNQDSRRDVGRPGMDDWHVVVLAAVRLGCNLDYDKLQDQVENHRRLRGIMGIGDWQDTDGFTFRRIRDTICLLKPETISKINQAIVTAGQSIAPDASSTVRADSFVIETNIHYPTESSLIYDGVRKFIPFCVELAQQLETTGWRQVGHLVKKIKSLKQQIGRIAASKSSRKKEALESRYRDLLQRVALLLERAKSLTNEAKSLGASTVTLSLITTIEHWTGLTEQVCDTARRRVLLGESVPNCDKLFSLFETHTQLYRRGKAGQPNQYGRLALVYEDGAGFISHYHLMARDVRDQDVVVEQTKLAQKKHAGEIHTASFDRGFYSAENESNLQQIIEDVCVLPRAPGEYVQRIKNESAKFHRTRLHHSGIEAAIGVLQRGNGLKRCRDRTELGFERYLGLAILGRNIHTLGKLLLSKQRPNASAAQSKRKAA, encoded by the coding sequence GTGGTTCGCAAGCCATATCAAAAACAGCAACGCTTCGATTGCAGCCCTATCGCACAAGTTGAACTCAACTTGGAATCTCGCGATGAAATCGTGCCCGTCTTGCTCGGGCTTCAATATCTTTATACCAATGCCAAGTTGAGAACGAAAGTCGTTCAGGCTGTCGCTGCGGATCTAAACCAAGACTCTCGACGGGATGTTGGAAGGCCAGGCATGGACGATTGGCATGTTGTTGTGCTTGCAGCAGTCAGACTTGGATGTAATCTTGATTACGACAAACTACAGGATCAAGTCGAGAATCATCGGCGTCTCCGCGGAATCATGGGAATCGGCGACTGGCAAGACACCGACGGTTTCACTTTCAGACGCATACGCGATACCATCTGTCTGCTCAAACCTGAGACGATTAGTAAGATCAACCAAGCTATCGTCACCGCTGGCCAGAGCATTGCTCCCGATGCCAGTTCCACAGTTCGGGCTGATTCATTTGTTATTGAAACTAACATTCACTATCCGACAGAGAGCAGTTTGATCTACGACGGTGTTCGCAAGTTCATTCCGTTCTGTGTTGAGTTGGCGCAACAGCTTGAGACCACAGGATGGAGACAAGTGGGGCATCTAGTCAAGAAGATCAAGAGCTTAAAGCAGCAGATAGGACGGATTGCTGCCAGCAAGAGCTCACGCAAAAAGGAAGCCTTGGAATCGCGTTATCGCGACCTGCTGCAACGCGTAGCACTTTTGCTCGAGCGAGCGAAATCACTGACTAATGAGGCGAAATCTCTCGGTGCGTCCACAGTAACTCTGTCGCTAATCACAACAATCGAACATTGGACAGGACTGACCGAGCAGGTTTGCGATACGGCGCGTCGGCGTGTCCTATTGGGTGAGTCAGTCCCCAATTGCGACAAGCTGTTCAGCTTGTTCGAAACACACACGCAGCTTTACCGTCGCGGCAAAGCCGGACAACCCAATCAATATGGTCGATTGGCTTTGGTTTACGAGGATGGTGCTGGTTTCATTAGTCACTATCACTTGATGGCTCGCGACGTGCGTGACCAGGATGTCGTGGTGGAACAAACGAAGTTGGCTCAGAAGAAGCACGCAGGCGAGATTCACACCGCGTCTTTTGACCGAGGTTTCTATTCAGCGGAAAATGAATCAAATCTGCAGCAGATAATCGAAGATGTATGCGTACTACCGCGGGCTCCTGGTGAATACGTACAGCGGATTAAGAACGAAAGTGCTAAATTTCACCGAACCCGACTACACCACTCAGGCATCGAGGCAGCGATCGGAGTGTTACAGCGGGGCAATGGTTTGAAGCGTTGTCGCGACCGGACTGAACTCGGCTTTGAACGCTATTTGGGTTTAGCGATTCTAGGTCGCAATATACACACGCTTGGAAAGCTACTGCTTTCTAAACAACGCCCCAATGCATCGGCAGCGCAGAGCAAACGCAAAGCGGCTTAG
- a CDS encoding polymorphic toxin-type HINT domain-containing protein, which yields MANEPSSTDSLNNVLQREAAGGSVDRRAALSDVDPANAAANWQAGRIEVGERWVEVEELEDQASSRLWDEYVLRRDRAPLNVQTHRALALWCMRKQLAPQARAHWNGVLQSLPDDLEARRALGHQRIDDRWYPREAVMAAQVAGKQYLADLTQWMPKMRRLAGRVQTSSTRQQQAALDELQGIQDSTAIAALEITAAQLSDQYALPFIQQIAEQQSQAACLALCRIALEAPQSKRGELAIAAVRGYAKEFYAAELLSLLMTPAQTTVNYGVNARGELLIHRAMVRETQAEKLQVNFGRLVRISTVNTVGARLSRTPGELQSQNPRLASGRIRIPSSQINTDEIAAGLNAVEDQQQLDWQIRNANRASEEHNTQVLYVLAQTTGVDFGADVNAWWAWWNDHNDRYQPEKPVRSYAYDYTDRPRIAVNDIATVRLPTCECLVRGTLVQTDRGLRAIDTLKAGDMVLSQDVVSGELAFKPVLQTTIRPPKSTLRIVTESGEIQATDGHRWWVAGKGWLMTRQLQPEMLLHTASATVRIKEVIADPKEQEAYNLVVADFNTYFVGEERVLSFDNSTPEPTLLAVPGLALVASNHPSAAQR from the coding sequence ATGGCAAACGAGCCCAGCTCGACGGACTCCTTGAACAATGTTCTGCAGCGTGAGGCTGCAGGCGGATCTGTCGACCGTCGGGCCGCCTTGAGTGATGTTGATCCCGCAAACGCAGCAGCCAACTGGCAAGCGGGGCGGATCGAAGTGGGAGAGCGATGGGTGGAGGTCGAGGAGCTGGAGGATCAGGCAAGCTCGCGGCTATGGGATGAATATGTCTTACGTCGTGACCGCGCTCCACTCAATGTTCAGACGCATCGAGCTCTGGCATTGTGGTGCATGCGAAAGCAACTGGCTCCTCAAGCCCGAGCCCACTGGAACGGCGTCCTGCAGAGTCTCCCCGATGATCTTGAGGCCCGTCGCGCTTTGGGGCATCAGCGAATCGACGACCGTTGGTACCCGCGTGAAGCGGTGATGGCGGCACAGGTTGCGGGTAAGCAGTATCTGGCAGATCTCACGCAGTGGATGCCGAAGATGCGTCGGTTGGCGGGGAGAGTTCAAACTTCATCCACCAGGCAACAGCAAGCGGCCTTAGATGAACTGCAGGGTATCCAAGATTCCACCGCGATTGCGGCACTTGAAATAACCGCGGCGCAGTTATCCGATCAATATGCTCTGCCCTTCATTCAGCAGATTGCGGAGCAGCAATCGCAGGCTGCTTGCTTGGCATTGTGCCGAATCGCTCTGGAAGCTCCGCAGTCCAAGCGAGGTGAACTGGCGATTGCAGCGGTGCGGGGCTATGCCAAAGAGTTCTATGCAGCCGAGCTATTGAGTTTGCTCATGACACCTGCTCAGACTACGGTGAACTATGGAGTCAATGCGCGCGGTGAGTTGTTGATCCATCGAGCAATGGTTCGCGAAACTCAGGCAGAAAAGCTGCAGGTGAATTTTGGGCGTTTAGTACGAATTTCGACCGTCAATACAGTTGGCGCTCGACTTTCCAGAACGCCTGGAGAATTGCAGTCTCAGAATCCAAGACTAGCCTCAGGTAGAATTCGAATCCCTAGTTCTCAAATTAACACGGACGAGATTGCTGCTGGACTGAATGCGGTCGAGGACCAGCAGCAACTTGACTGGCAGATTCGTAACGCGAATCGAGCGTCCGAAGAGCACAATACTCAAGTGTTGTATGTGCTTGCTCAGACCACAGGAGTCGATTTCGGAGCTGACGTTAACGCCTGGTGGGCTTGGTGGAATGATCATAACGACCGTTACCAGCCTGAGAAGCCGGTTCGGAGTTACGCATACGACTACACCGATCGGCCGCGAATTGCAGTCAATGATATTGCAACGGTTCGGCTACCAACATGCGAGTGTCTAGTTCGCGGTACCTTGGTGCAAACGGACCGGGGACTACGGGCCATCGACACCCTGAAAGCTGGAGACATGGTTCTATCGCAAGACGTGGTTAGTGGTGAATTGGCCTTCAAGCCCGTTCTGCAAACCACGATCCGCCCTCCGAAGTCGACTCTGCGAATCGTGACGGAGAGCGGTGAGATTCAAGCGACCGATGGGCACCGCTGGTGGGTGGCTGGCAAAGGCTGGTTGATGACTCGACAATTGCAACCGGAGATGCTGCTGCATACGGCCAGCGCGACCGTCCGTATCAAAGAGGTGATTGCGGACCCCAAGGAGCAAGAGGCCTACAATTTGGTGGTGGCTGATTTCAACACCTATTTTGTGGGCGAAGAACGCGTGCTTAGTTTTGACAACTCGACCCCGGAACCAACTTTGTTGGCGGTGCCTGGTTTAGCACTGGTCGCAAGCAATCATCCTTCGGCGGCCCAGCGTTGA
- a CDS encoding YjhG/YagF family D-xylonate dehydratase: MTRQLNDWFALSPAEVQSIETRGPGPQGHLNLTDDMLRNWPSGDLFGLTQNVGMGWNPQMMGGPQFLLLSTLGGMRGENGQPIALGYHTGHWEVGLQVRAAAETITRAGGIPYAAYCSDPCDGRSQGTTGMFDSLPYRNDAAIVMRRLIRSLPTRQGVLAVATCDKGLPAAMLALAGCQDLPGVIVPGGVTLPPTDGEDTAKVQTIGARYVHGELSLEDAAAAGCRACGSPGGGCQFLGTAATAQVVAEALGMTVPHAALAPSGQAVWLDMARYSAESMMTMAANKQTLGDILTQESLSNAIAVHAACGGSTNLLLHIPAIAHAAGLQRPSVADWSAVNRRVSRFVDVLPNGPVNHPTVRMYLAGGVPEVMLHLRQLGVLHGECLTVSGQTWNEILDCWETSPRRAALRQLLSDRDGVDPDDVILPPASAKKRGLTSTVVFPQGNLCPEGSVIKATSIDPSVVGEDGVFRHTGPAKVFTSEKSAIAAIKGQGERRVESGDVLVLIGCGPLGTGMEETYQLTSALKHIPWGKHVTIVTDARFSGVSTGACIGHVGPEALAGGPLGRVQDGDSIEIVVDRNSLTGSVNLIGPEAEERLASRPLHASLAPDSRLPDDTRLWAALQQFGGGTWGGCVYDVDAIIEALERGKTPQGPQ; encoded by the coding sequence GTGACTCGACAGCTCAATGACTGGTTCGCTCTCTCCCCCGCCGAAGTTCAGAGCATTGAGACGCGCGGGCCAGGGCCACAAGGACACCTCAACTTAACCGATGATATGCTGAGGAATTGGCCCAGTGGGGACCTATTCGGCTTGACGCAAAACGTAGGCATGGGCTGGAACCCTCAAATGATGGGTGGCCCCCAATTCCTACTGCTCAGCACACTCGGAGGCATGCGCGGCGAAAATGGCCAGCCCATCGCACTGGGCTACCATACGGGACACTGGGAGGTCGGACTGCAAGTTCGCGCAGCCGCGGAGACGATCACGCGGGCTGGCGGCATTCCCTATGCAGCCTATTGCAGCGATCCCTGCGACGGTCGTTCGCAGGGAACGACGGGAATGTTTGATTCGCTTCCCTACCGCAATGATGCCGCCATCGTCATGCGGCGGCTCATCCGCTCCCTCCCCACTCGCCAAGGCGTTTTGGCCGTCGCCACCTGTGACAAGGGCTTGCCGGCAGCCATGCTGGCGCTGGCTGGCTGCCAAGACTTGCCGGGGGTCATCGTGCCTGGAGGGGTAACCCTGCCTCCCACCGACGGTGAAGACACAGCCAAGGTACAGACGATCGGTGCGCGGTATGTCCACGGCGAACTCTCACTGGAAGACGCTGCCGCCGCAGGCTGTCGCGCCTGCGGTAGCCCCGGTGGTGGTTGCCAGTTCCTGGGAACGGCCGCTACCGCCCAAGTCGTCGCCGAAGCGCTGGGCATGACCGTTCCCCATGCTGCATTGGCCCCCAGCGGACAAGCGGTGTGGCTCGACATGGCTCGCTACTCGGCGGAATCCATGATGACCATGGCAGCCAATAAACAAACTCTAGGAGACATCCTGACCCAGGAATCTCTATCCAACGCCATCGCCGTGCACGCCGCCTGCGGTGGGTCGACCAACCTGCTGCTGCACATCCCTGCTATTGCCCACGCCGCGGGCTTGCAGCGTCCGTCCGTGGCAGACTGGAGCGCCGTCAATCGTCGCGTTTCTCGCTTTGTCGACGTGCTCCCCAACGGACCGGTGAACCACCCCACCGTCCGCATGTACCTAGCCGGGGGAGTCCCCGAAGTCATGCTTCACTTGAGGCAGCTGGGTGTTCTGCACGGAGAGTGCCTAACGGTCAGCGGACAGACCTGGAACGAAATCCTCGATTGCTGGGAGACGAGTCCTCGCCGAGCCGCACTCCGACAACTGCTCAGCGATCGAGATGGAGTCGATCCCGATGATGTGATCCTCCCACCCGCTTCCGCCAAGAAACGTGGCCTGACCAGCACGGTCGTCTTCCCCCAAGGAAACCTCTGCCCGGAAGGCTCCGTGATCAAGGCGACCTCGATCGACCCATCAGTCGTCGGCGAAGATGGCGTCTTCCGGCATACCGGACCAGCCAAAGTGTTTACCAGCGAAAAATCAGCTATCGCGGCCATCAAAGGCCAAGGGGAGCGGAGAGTCGAATCGGGCGATGTGCTAGTTCTGATCGGCTGCGGCCCCCTGGGTACCGGCATGGAGGAAACCTACCAATTAACCTCAGCCCTGAAACATATCCCGTGGGGCAAGCATGTCACGATCGTCACCGATGCAAGGTTTTCAGGCGTCAGCACCGGAGCATGCATCGGACATGTTGGTCCCGAAGCGCTGGCCGGTGGCCCCCTGGGACGCGTGCAGGACGGCGATTCCATTGAAATTGTCGTCGACCGCAATAGCTTGACCGGCTCGGTAAACCTCATCGGTCCAGAAGCCGAAGAACGACTCGCCTCGCGGCCCCTGCATGCCAGCTTAGCCCCCGATAGCCGCCTGCCGGACGACACGCGTCTGTGGGCCGCGCTGCAACAGTTCGGCGGAGGCACGTGGGGCGGCTGCGTCTACGACGTGGACGCAATCATCGAAGCCCTCGAACGCGGCAAAACACCCCAAGGACCACAATGA
- a CDS encoding hemolysin family protein, producing the protein MISSLVPTVGPFRDHLNSCWRETLLFRLIFAFLGGMVVFGGLPDPALASDSPAPPTWTVAWLPQESPPVPVTEQLENAVADDGEEGSLSGSQADLAEDSSLPGAEVGEAASSSSESSEPSGQQVEAGQANSSLTAAGSAHEAVPESSGPPAWYLLLALVLLVANGFFVAAEFSLVKVRLSRIEQLVVSKRFFAKTARWTAQRLERSLSACQLGITMASLALGWVGEPAFASLLEPLLRFAGVTSPAVVHTVAFIVGFTAITALHLVVGEQAPKIFAIRQPEMMLLWCAVPLKIFYLLTYPLMAALNSATAWILKMVGLKDADGHEVPYTEEEIRALLSEAHIHGNLTRSEHKLLDAVFEFDDLICRRIMLPRGEVEFLDINASVAETMELIRRTKHTRYPVCDGSLDEVLGVLHVKDLIGRSLDESFKFQSIMRPPKKVPENMPISKLLRHFQGTHQLLALVLDEYGTVIGIVTLENVLEEIIGNVADEFDHEDPDVVPDGPGAFVIAGSASVQEVEHELKLSFGNVDVDTMAGLVMHFAERIVNAGDEIDLGVAKARVLEVADDRTTRLRIILPHDTEASLGDR; encoded by the coding sequence GTGATTTCATCACTCGTTCCGACCGTAGGGCCTTTCCGCGACCACCTCAATTCGTGTTGGAGGGAAACACTGCTGTTCCGCTTGATCTTTGCATTCTTGGGTGGAATGGTCGTGTTCGGTGGATTGCCCGACCCGGCGCTGGCTAGCGATTCGCCGGCTCCTCCTACCTGGACGGTGGCTTGGTTACCCCAGGAATCCCCACCAGTTCCGGTCACAGAGCAGCTTGAGAATGCAGTAGCGGACGACGGTGAAGAAGGCTCACTCAGCGGATCCCAAGCGGATTTGGCCGAAGATTCGAGTCTGCCGGGTGCAGAAGTCGGCGAGGCCGCCAGCTCTTCCTCTGAGAGCAGCGAGCCGTCCGGTCAGCAAGTTGAGGCCGGGCAAGCGAATTCTTCACTGACTGCTGCCGGCTCCGCGCACGAGGCCGTACCTGAGTCCTCGGGGCCTCCCGCCTGGTATCTACTGTTGGCTCTCGTTCTCTTGGTTGCCAACGGATTTTTTGTCGCAGCCGAATTTTCGCTCGTCAAAGTGCGTTTGAGCCGCATTGAGCAACTGGTGGTCTCCAAGCGTTTTTTCGCCAAAACGGCGCGGTGGACGGCGCAGCGGCTGGAACGCTCGCTGTCCGCTTGCCAGTTGGGAATTACCATGGCCTCCCTGGCACTTGGTTGGGTGGGGGAACCCGCCTTCGCCAGTTTGCTGGAGCCGCTCTTGCGATTCGCCGGAGTTACCTCGCCGGCCGTTGTGCACACGGTTGCATTTATTGTCGGCTTCACGGCCATCACCGCGCTGCATCTGGTGGTGGGGGAGCAGGCTCCTAAGATCTTTGCGATTCGGCAGCCTGAAATGATGTTGCTGTGGTGTGCCGTGCCACTCAAAATCTTCTACCTACTAACCTACCCGCTGATGGCTGCGTTGAATTCCGCAACTGCTTGGATTCTCAAAATGGTGGGCCTCAAAGATGCGGATGGTCACGAGGTTCCCTATACGGAGGAGGAGATTCGAGCTCTGCTGAGCGAGGCGCACATCCACGGGAACTTAACTCGCTCTGAACATAAGTTGTTGGATGCGGTGTTCGAATTTGACGACTTGATCTGCCGGCGAATCATGCTCCCGCGCGGAGAGGTCGAGTTTTTGGATATCAATGCGTCGGTCGCGGAGACCATGGAGTTGATTCGCCGCACCAAGCACACGCGTTACCCCGTGTGTGACGGATCCCTGGACGAAGTGTTGGGGGTTTTGCATGTTAAGGATCTCATTGGTCGTTCGCTGGACGAGAGTTTCAAATTTCAGTCCATCATGCGGCCGCCTAAGAAAGTGCCTGAGAATATGCCAATCAGCAAATTGCTGAGGCATTTTCAGGGGACTCACCAATTGTTAGCGTTGGTCTTGGATGAGTACGGTACGGTGATTGGAATTGTAACCCTCGAAAACGTGCTCGAGGAAATCATTGGCAACGTGGCTGATGAGTTTGACCATGAGGATCCCGACGTGGTTCCAGATGGCCCTGGGGCTTTCGTGATTGCTGGCAGCGCATCGGTCCAGGAGGTCGAGCACGAGCTGAAACTCTCTTTCGGCAACGTGGACGTCGACACGATGGCGGGCCTCGTCATGCATTTTGCGGAGCGCATCGTGAATGCTGGCGACGAAATCGACTTGGGAGTCGCTAAAGCAAGGGTGTTGGAAGTCGCCGATGATCGCACGACACGCCTGAGGATCATCCTGCCTCACGACACCGAAGCCAGTCTGGGTGATCGGTAG
- a CDS encoding tetratricopeptide repeat protein, which produces MFRRRTSLNVTKNSLQVVTNPAPLLITTLWLCLHCGHGPVSCVASPPDHPSGFTRMMDCAVGFRALNAEFEQLGQIRIAVLEERNTAQQRLVQSNADLNGIIALGAMQTLRLAQAQYEADLATMERSSASATNVGMREDTRTIRQRRANEAVTLANAFNQGEQLKQLSAASQVTVERHLKILRQLQQLALQAQQWQANHGELFQRYIALADLTGVRSEFELKGVLRELQHVQQDNLGSQIALAVTQLRLGDFPAAQQQLSKLNNNGAAIHPLVHALQAEIRAQEGDAKGAKKMLSEAVRSAPNNPQLRWLQARNSAIEGELDRAISELQPILRLGGMDIATHRQLALVYLSQATSSSRVLDKALEHAKLASSLSGESDWCSQIALALATAHQGDLAAAADLAEKAATLALAERSDQCAAIAEELRNGKIPVWKF; this is translated from the coding sequence ATGTTTCGACGAAGAACTAGCTTAAACGTTACAAAAAACTCGCTACAGGTAGTGACCAATCCCGCCCCCCTGTTGATCACTACGCTTTGGCTGTGTTTGCACTGTGGGCATGGACCTGTAAGCTGCGTGGCCTCTCCTCCCGACCATCCCAGTGGATTCACGAGGATGATGGACTGTGCAGTCGGATTTCGAGCTTTGAATGCCGAGTTCGAACAACTCGGCCAGATTCGCATAGCAGTTTTGGAGGAACGCAATACCGCGCAGCAACGATTAGTGCAAAGCAACGCCGACTTGAACGGCATTATCGCTCTGGGGGCCATGCAGACTCTGCGATTGGCCCAAGCACAGTATGAAGCGGACCTCGCTACCATGGAACGCTCCTCAGCTTCTGCAACCAATGTGGGTATGCGTGAGGATACTCGCACCATTCGCCAACGGCGAGCCAATGAAGCAGTAACCCTCGCCAATGCTTTCAACCAAGGGGAGCAACTCAAGCAGTTGAGCGCCGCCAGCCAAGTCACCGTGGAGCGTCACCTTAAGATTTTGAGACAGTTGCAACAACTGGCACTCCAGGCTCAGCAATGGCAAGCCAACCATGGAGAGCTGTTTCAGCGCTACATCGCCTTGGCCGACTTGACCGGCGTCCGCAGCGAGTTCGAATTGAAAGGCGTGTTGCGGGAGCTACAGCATGTCCAGCAGGACAACCTAGGATCCCAAATCGCCTTGGCCGTTACCCAGTTGCGACTCGGTGATTTCCCAGCGGCTCAACAACAGCTCAGTAAGCTGAACAACAATGGGGCTGCTATCCATCCTCTGGTGCACGCGTTGCAAGCGGAAATCCGTGCTCAGGAAGGGGATGCGAAGGGGGCTAAGAAAATGCTGAGCGAAGCGGTACGCTCGGCGCCGAACAATCCCCAGCTGCGATGGCTCCAAGCCCGTAACTCAGCTATAGAGGGTGAGCTCGACAGAGCCATCAGCGAGCTGCAACCCATCCTCCGCCTGGGAGGCATGGACATCGCCACGCACCGACAACTCGCCTTGGTCTACCTCAGCCAAGCCACATCATCCTCGCGCGTTTTGGATAAGGCACTCGAACATGCGAAACTCGCTAGCTCCCTGTCGGGTGAAAGCGACTGGTGCAGCCAAATTGCACTCGCTTTGGCAACCGCGCACCAAGGCGACCTCGCAGCTGCAGCAGATCTTGCCGAGAAGGCAGCCACGCTCGCATTGGCCGAACGCAGTGACCAATGCGCGGCAATTGCCGAGGAACTGCGAAACGGGAAAATCCCAGTGTGGAAGTTCTAG